One genomic region from Haloprofundus salinisoli encodes:
- a CDS encoding amidohydrolase — protein sequence MNKETVFDWVDENESRLVDVAERIWETPELGLHEEQSAATLIELLEGEGFEVESGVGGMPTAFVASYGDGGPKIGILGEYDALPGLSQKVESERDPIEEGGPGHGCGHNLFGTAGAGAAIAVKEAIDESGVPGTVAFYGCPAEETLVGKTYMARAGVFDDLDAALTWHPGDLSTPRMGSSNALDSIMFTFEGEAAHAGGSPDSGRSALDAVELMNTGVEYMREHISDDARMHYVITDGGDAPNVVPAEATVWHYVRAPDREEVERNTEWLRDIAEAAALMTQTDVSERFLTGCYDYRANGVVSDVIWQNMRAVGPIPYDDADYEFAAELKATVPDDRIESGLLTVPEELYDEIREKSLHPDPVEPFDHDHQTHGSTEVSDVSWITPTSQFTAATWPVGAPGHSWQVVAANGDFGLKGVAFTAKVLAGATYDLLTSPERVEAAREEFEAEIGSDAYETPLPEDAEPPFDVTG from the coding sequence ATGAACAAGGAGACGGTGTTCGACTGGGTCGACGAGAACGAATCGCGCCTCGTCGACGTCGCGGAGCGAATCTGGGAGACGCCGGAGTTGGGACTTCACGAGGAACAGTCGGCGGCGACGCTCATCGAACTCCTCGAAGGCGAGGGGTTCGAGGTCGAAAGCGGCGTCGGCGGGATGCCGACGGCGTTCGTCGCGTCCTACGGCGACGGCGGACCGAAAATCGGCATCCTCGGCGAGTACGACGCGCTTCCGGGGCTCTCGCAGAAGGTCGAATCCGAACGCGACCCGATCGAGGAGGGCGGCCCCGGGCACGGCTGTGGCCACAACCTCTTCGGCACCGCCGGGGCGGGTGCGGCCATCGCGGTGAAGGAGGCCATCGACGAGTCCGGCGTCCCCGGAACCGTCGCGTTCTACGGCTGTCCGGCCGAAGAGACGCTCGTCGGTAAGACGTACATGGCGCGAGCGGGCGTCTTCGACGACCTCGACGCGGCGCTGACGTGGCACCCGGGCGACCTCAGTACGCCGCGGATGGGCTCGTCGAACGCGCTCGACTCCATCATGTTCACCTTCGAGGGCGAGGCGGCGCACGCGGGCGGGTCGCCCGACTCCGGACGGAGCGCGCTCGACGCCGTCGAACTGATGAACACCGGCGTCGAGTACATGCGCGAACACATCTCCGACGACGCGCGGATGCACTACGTCATCACCGACGGCGGCGATGCCCCGAACGTCGTCCCCGCGGAGGCGACGGTGTGGCACTACGTCCGCGCGCCGGACCGCGAGGAGGTCGAACGCAACACCGAGTGGCTCCGCGACATCGCAGAGGCGGCGGCGCTGATGACACAGACCGACGTCTCCGAGCGCTTCCTCACCGGCTGCTACGACTACCGCGCCAACGGCGTCGTCTCCGACGTCATCTGGCAGAACATGCGGGCGGTCGGCCCGATTCCGTACGACGACGCCGATTACGAGTTCGCAGCGGAGTTGAAGGCGACGGTCCCAGACGACCGAATCGAGTCGGGGCTCTTGACCGTTCCGGAGGAGCTGTACGACGAAATCAGAGAGAAGTCGCTGCACCCCGACCCGGTCGAGCCGTTCGACCACGACCACCAGACCCACGGGTCGACGGAGGTGTCCGACGTGAGTTGGATTACGCCGACCAGCCAGTTCACGGCGGCGACGTGGCCCGTCGGCGCGCCCGGCCACTCCTGGCAGGTCGTCGCCGCCAACGGCGACTTCGGGCTGAAGGGCGTCGCGTTCACCGCGAAGGTGCTCGCCGGGGCGACGTACGACCTACTGACGAGTCCCGAGCGAGTGGAGGCGGCGCGCGAGGAGTTCGAGGCGGAAATCGGGAGTGACGCGTACGAGACGCCGCTGCCCGAGGATGCGGAACCGCCGTTCGACGTGACGGGGTAG
- a CDS encoding homoserine kinase, with protein sequence MITVRAPATSANLGSGFDVFGVALGRPADVVRVERADETTIDVTGTGSQYIPQNPKKNTVGAVAEALDAPAHIQIDKGVRPSSGLGSSAASAAAAALALNELYNRGLSREELVSVAAKGEAVASGEAHADNVAPALLGGFTVATDDGVTSVDADVPLVACLPDIAVSTRDARGVLPTETTLDELVSTVGNASTLTVGMCRSDPELVGRGMNDTVVTPARTTLITGYDDVRAAALRAGATGVTVSGAGPSILAVCRGSDRRRIAAAMVETFGEFGVDARAYQTEIGDGATVL encoded by the coding sequence ATGATTACCGTGCGCGCGCCCGCGACCAGTGCGAACCTCGGCAGCGGCTTCGACGTCTTCGGCGTCGCGCTCGGTCGGCCGGCGGACGTCGTTCGCGTCGAACGCGCCGACGAGACGACCATCGACGTGACCGGCACCGGCAGCCAGTACATCCCCCAGAACCCGAAGAAAAACACCGTCGGAGCCGTCGCCGAGGCGCTCGACGCCCCCGCACACATCCAGATCGACAAAGGCGTGCGACCCTCCTCGGGACTGGGGTCGTCGGCCGCGAGCGCAGCGGCCGCCGCCCTGGCACTCAACGAGCTGTACAATCGCGGCCTCAGCCGCGAGGAACTCGTCTCCGTCGCCGCGAAGGGCGAGGCCGTCGCCTCCGGCGAAGCCCACGCCGACAACGTCGCGCCCGCGCTGCTCGGCGGCTTCACCGTCGCCACCGACGACGGCGTGACGAGCGTCGACGCCGACGTGCCGCTGGTCGCCTGCCTCCCCGACATCGCCGTCTCGACGCGCGACGCCCGCGGCGTCCTCCCGACGGAGACGACGCTCGACGAACTCGTCTCGACAGTCGGCAACGCGTCGACGCTCACCGTCGGGATGTGCCGAAGCGACCCCGAACTCGTCGGCCGCGGGATGAACGACACGGTGGTCACGCCCGCCCGCACGACGCTCATCACCGGCTACGACGACGTGCGCGCCGCCGCACTCAGAGCGGGCGCGACGGGCGTCACCGTCAGCGGTGCGGGCCCGTCGATTCTCGCCGTCTGTCGCGGGAGTGACCGCAGACGCATCGCCGCGGCGATGGTCGAGACCTTCGGCGAGTTCGGCGTCGACGCGCGGGCGTACCAGACCGAAATCGGCGACGGTGCGACGGTTCTCTGA
- a CDS encoding AAA family ATPase translates to MSEQPPVFERVDQRIEQEDKFSEEQKKKFKEFFREYYAEFHFEADDIRLDRFFAKNFRTIDEADVAFNRADTILYGRNSKGKTSLVKALLYNIAGLPKNPSAFDMTNLVNKRKSVLSTTGYWTIDDSPATLERALRQSGQGSSLSGHQQPYLSEGHTTEATISGKFTDPSDVLETFGLQSLKQRGHDPYSVLSLFFLMSEDFTRFLGEKHSELLDLLFGINITTVISAIENKIEELELEDEEDKAAQELRRYESEQANLREDLESTKTLLQEKLHQLKEKEDELENLRSALEGENQLEKFRDKRNELRGRLADLKTERSEVVEDLASIRRTIERYQDTELVSDMGGIADELRNFMTIPDRCPICTNKVDTEQREAMLHDHACPLCQKEMPGDRYRTEVEYAQSEKATETDGVQYEESLEELREQEQELIGRNHHLSDSIGIIEARIQGLSRDIQSNDLSDIADEKDKLQREVRNLRDETVELRVKEETLEQQLAHVTYERKANAHLVDIAKEKDNRRQAFRRLKGIIAKARQSQRKKIKSRIGEEMRHLFSHFSEGTLRDAHNVEFKSGGSYHFEIVTSSGRLDSSVADESTAEINLHALLFHTAVLKLLSESINTLPLKLFVVDSPFANEVDERNARDIADFITALPEILPDYQIILASAETGDFDPSRYTRRYNLVEFD, encoded by the coding sequence ATGTCTGAGCAGCCACCAGTTTTCGAGCGTGTTGACCAGCGAATCGAGCAAGAGGATAAATTCTCAGAGGAACAAAAAAAGAAGTTCAAAGAATTTTTCCGAGAGTATTATGCAGAGTTTCACTTCGAGGCAGATGACATCCGGTTAGACAGATTTTTTGCAAAAAACTTTAGAACGATTGATGAAGCAGATGTCGCGTTTAACCGGGCAGATACGATTCTTTACGGCCGTAACTCTAAGGGGAAAACCAGCTTGGTCAAGGCACTATTGTATAATATTGCAGGTTTGCCCAAGAATCCATCAGCCTTCGATATGACGAACCTCGTCAACAAGAGGAAAAGCGTGCTTTCCACGACGGGGTACTGGACAATTGATGATTCCCCTGCTACGCTTGAAAGGGCACTTCGCCAAAGTGGTCAGGGAAGTTCGTTGTCTGGACATCAACAGCCGTACCTTTCCGAAGGACACACCACAGAGGCAACCATTTCGGGGAAATTCACTGATCCATCGGACGTACTTGAGACATTTGGTCTGCAGTCTCTCAAGCAGAGGGGCCACGATCCATACTCCGTACTGTCGCTATTTTTCTTAATGTCGGAGGACTTCACCAGATTCCTTGGAGAGAAACATTCAGAATTGCTAGACCTCCTGTTCGGAATCAATATCACAACTGTAATCTCGGCTATTGAGAATAAAATTGAGGAGCTGGAACTGGAGGATGAGGAAGATAAAGCAGCGCAGGAATTACGTCGATATGAGAGCGAGCAGGCTAATCTACGGGAGGATCTGGAATCTACAAAGACCCTCCTGCAGGAGAAACTGCACCAGTTAAAAGAGAAAGAAGATGAGCTCGAAAATCTGAGATCTGCTCTTGAGGGCGAGAATCAACTAGAAAAATTCAGAGACAAACGAAACGAACTGAGAGGGCGTTTAGCGGACCTAAAAACGGAACGGAGCGAAGTTGTTGAAGACCTGGCCAGCATCCGCAGAACCATTGAGCGATACCAAGATACAGAACTGGTAAGCGATATGGGTGGAATTGCCGACGAACTGCGGAATTTCATGACGATTCCAGATAGATGTCCGATTTGTACCAACAAGGTGGACACAGAACAACGAGAGGCGATGCTACACGATCATGCTTGCCCTCTGTGTCAGAAGGAGATGCCTGGCGACCGTTATCGAACAGAGGTTGAATATGCACAGTCAGAAAAGGCCACGGAAACAGATGGTGTTCAGTACGAAGAGAGCTTAGAAGAACTTCGTGAACAAGAACAAGAGTTGATTGGGAGAAACCATCATCTTAGCGATTCAATAGGAATTATTGAGGCGAGGATACAGGGCCTCTCAAGAGATATTCAATCGAATGATCTATCTGACATAGCTGACGAAAAAGACAAGCTCCAGCGAGAGGTTCGCAATCTACGAGACGAAACAGTTGAGCTTCGAGTTAAAGAAGAAACACTTGAGCAACAACTTGCCCATGTTACCTACGAACGGAAGGCAAACGCTCACCTCGTTGATATCGCGAAAGAGAAAGATAACCGGCGTCAAGCCTTCCGTCGGCTGAAAGGAATCATTGCAAAGGCTCGGCAAAGTCAACGGAAAAAAATCAAGTCGAGAATAGGAGAGGAGATGCGACACCTCTTCAGTCATTTCTCCGAGGGCACTCTTAGGGACGCTCATAATGTTGAGTTCAAATCCGGAGGATCCTACCATTTCGAAATCGTTACTTCTTCCGGTAGATTGGACTCGTCAGTTGCCGATGAGAGCACAGCCGAGATCAATCTTCATGCACTACTTTTCCATACTGCCGTTTTGAAGCTACTTAGTGAGTCGATCAATACACTACCGCTCAAACTATTCGTCGTCGACTCACCGTTCGCCAACGAAGTTGACGAACGTAACGCAAGAGATATTGCAGATTTTATCACCGCTCTTCCCGAAATTCTCCCAGATTATCAAATAATACTGGCCTCTGCGGAAACTGGAGACTTTGATCCTTCTCGGTACACTAGGAGATACAATCTAGTGGAATTCGACTAA
- a CDS encoding GNAT family N-acetyltransferase encodes MDYRPLPEAHEDAFRRTLRYAFRPEEGPGLDDDPPERPDSFSPRAVYATGDAETPEEALDADDIRAVCGWYDFSMLVRGSPRRVGGLAAVASPPETRRRGHIGWMLDAFLTELRDEEIPFSALWPFEYAFYGRFGWATTNTYQRTTVPPDELLAVVGDADADPGRFRRIDVEEYELVDAVHREAATETLALRRTEGWWRHRVFDLWGTEPYVYGWEDADGDLRGYLVYTVEKNDAEDEKTMAVRELVGVDAVAERNLLRFCRDHDSQVHHVRLDGPLGGDLLFRLADPRAATVERRPGPMIRAVDVVDAVESASPPADAAGAVVLAVTDAHCAWNDGTFEVRADESGVTCRRIDTAPSIRLGIGALSQVLVGARSARQLWTDGRLELPDGVADADAMEAVATLDALYPTENVSLRESF; translated from the coding sequence ATGGATTACAGACCGTTGCCGGAGGCGCACGAAGACGCCTTCCGACGGACGCTGCGATACGCGTTCCGGCCCGAGGAGGGCCCCGGACTCGACGACGATCCGCCGGAACGCCCCGACAGTTTCTCGCCTCGCGCGGTGTACGCCACCGGCGACGCGGAGACGCCCGAGGAAGCGCTCGACGCCGACGACATCCGGGCGGTCTGCGGTTGGTACGACTTCTCGATGCTGGTTCGCGGCTCTCCCCGCCGCGTCGGGGGTCTCGCCGCCGTCGCCTCCCCGCCGGAGACGCGTCGACGGGGCCACATCGGGTGGATGCTCGACGCGTTTCTCACCGAGCTGCGAGACGAAGAGATACCGTTTTCGGCGCTGTGGCCGTTCGAGTACGCCTTCTACGGGCGATTCGGCTGGGCGACGACGAACACCTACCAGCGAACGACCGTGCCGCCGGACGAGCTGTTGGCCGTCGTCGGCGACGCGGACGCCGACCCCGGCCGATTCCGACGCATCGACGTCGAGGAGTACGAGCTCGTCGACGCCGTCCACCGCGAGGCGGCGACGGAGACGCTCGCGCTCAGACGGACCGAGGGCTGGTGGCGTCACCGCGTCTTCGACCTCTGGGGGACCGAACCGTACGTCTACGGGTGGGAGGACGCCGACGGCGACCTCCGGGGGTATCTCGTCTACACGGTCGAGAAAAACGACGCCGAGGACGAGAAGACGATGGCGGTCCGCGAACTCGTCGGCGTCGACGCCGTCGCCGAGCGCAACCTGCTCCGGTTCTGCCGCGACCACGACTCGCAGGTCCACCACGTCCGCCTGGACGGACCGCTCGGCGGCGACCTGCTGTTCCGTCTCGCCGACCCCCGCGCGGCGACAGTCGAACGTCGCCCGGGACCGATGATTCGGGCCGTCGACGTGGTCGACGCCGTCGAATCGGCGTCGCCGCCGGCGGACGCGGCCGGCGCGGTGGTGCTCGCGGTGACCGACGCCCACTGCGCGTGGAACGACGGCACGTTCGAGGTGCGCGCCGACGAGTCCGGAGTCACGTGCAGACGGATCGACACCGCCCCCTCGATTCGGCTCGGTATCGGCGCGCTCTCGCAGGTTCTCGTCGGGGCCCGCTCCGCGCGGCAGCTGTGGACCGACGGCCGACTCGAACTGCCCGACGGCGTCGCCGACGCCGACGCGATGGAGGCGGTTGCGACGCTCGACGCGCTGTATCCGACCGAAAACGTGTCTCTCCGCGAGTCCTTCTGA
- the yciH gene encoding stress response translation initiation inhibitor YciH: MAKDKDLGSISGLPDELGIDDDLERTQQVLTVSVDTRRYGKPVTLVKGFEGDTNVKELASTLKRKLACGGTVEDGVIELQGNHKERVPDILREQGYTVET, encoded by the coding sequence GTGGCTAAGGACAAAGACCTCGGTTCGATCTCCGGACTCCCGGACGAACTCGGCATCGACGACGACCTCGAACGCACCCAGCAGGTGCTCACCGTCTCCGTCGACACGCGGCGCTACGGCAAACCCGTCACGCTCGTCAAAGGCTTCGAGGGCGATACGAACGTGAAGGAACTCGCCTCGACGCTGAAGCGGAAACTCGCCTGCGGCGGCACCGTCGAAGACGGCGTCATCGAGTTGCAGGGGAACCACAAAGAGAGAGTGCCGGATATCCTGCGCGAGCAGGGGTACACCGTCGAAACCTGA
- a CDS encoding TROVE domain-containing protein has protein sequence MKFNRLKNRLTDKQRTTNYEGGEAYQPATPEMGLYTVVVNNLVEDTFYREDTDALVAVVERFEPVAESNPEFTLKLAAHARNEMYLRDISQVLLVLAANHDATKPFVREYAPRVIRRADELNTVVAVQLTLFGKPIPKPLKKGIADAFHRFDRYQFAKYNNLRRDVTFRDVMNLVHPKPRDDEEREVFERLVRGGLDDYPDVEPLDAPKTWEVVISERGNTADAWRDVLPEMGLFATIRNLRNMLDAGLEGAEILGIADLDYVRESKLYPFRFYQAHEALLAAGIEDDHVQNWLSDAIERAAENLDDELGETFVAVDLSGSMTARLSARSTMTYRELSAFFGAVLMRKGATTGVFADEFEEVRAHHETPVLELVKKILARDVGGSTNGWKALRHLVEEDEAYDRVVVLTDMQLWDSTWGSEETVKRWYEVYRETVAPDTHLYVVDLSSYGDLVTPEGYEDVYNISGWSERVLDLVAYAEHPDEVLGEIEAY, from the coding sequence ATGAAGTTCAACCGACTCAAGAATCGACTCACGGACAAACAGCGAACGACCAACTACGAGGGTGGCGAGGCATACCAGCCGGCGACGCCCGAAATGGGACTGTACACCGTCGTCGTCAACAACCTCGTCGAAGACACGTTTTACCGCGAGGACACGGACGCCCTCGTGGCGGTCGTCGAGCGATTCGAACCGGTCGCAGAGTCGAATCCGGAGTTCACGCTCAAACTCGCGGCTCACGCGCGAAACGAGATGTACCTCCGCGACATCTCACAGGTGCTTCTCGTCCTCGCAGCGAACCACGACGCGACGAAACCGTTCGTCCGCGAATACGCGCCGCGCGTCATCCGTCGTGCGGACGAACTGAACACCGTGGTCGCCGTCCAACTCACGCTGTTCGGAAAACCGATTCCGAAACCGCTGAAGAAGGGCATCGCCGACGCGTTCCACAGGTTCGACCGCTACCAGTTCGCGAAGTACAACAACCTCCGGCGCGACGTAACGTTCCGCGACGTGATGAACCTCGTTCACCCCAAACCGCGGGATGACGAGGAGCGCGAGGTGTTCGAGCGCCTCGTACGCGGCGGCCTCGACGACTACCCGGACGTCGAACCGCTGGACGCACCGAAGACGTGGGAAGTCGTCATCTCCGAGCGGGGCAACACCGCCGACGCGTGGCGCGACGTCCTGCCCGAGATGGGGCTGTTCGCGACGATTCGTAACCTTCGGAACATGCTCGACGCGGGGCTGGAGGGGGCGGAGATACTCGGCATCGCGGACCTCGACTACGTCCGCGAGTCGAAACTCTACCCGTTCCGGTTCTACCAGGCGCACGAGGCGCTTCTGGCGGCCGGTATCGAAGACGACCACGTCCAAAACTGGCTCTCGGACGCTATCGAACGGGCGGCCGAGAATCTCGACGACGAGCTCGGCGAGACGTTCGTCGCCGTCGACCTCTCGGGGTCGATGACTGCCCGCCTCTCCGCTCGGAGCACGATGACGTACCGGGAACTGTCCGCGTTCTTCGGTGCGGTACTGATGCGGAAGGGGGCGACGACCGGTGTCTTCGCCGACGAGTTCGAGGAGGTGCGTGCCCACCACGAGACGCCCGTCCTCGAACTGGTGAAGAAGATTCTCGCCCGCGACGTCGGCGGCAGCACGAACGGCTGGAAGGCGCTTCGACACCTCGTCGAGGAGGACGAGGCCTACGACCGCGTCGTCGTACTGACCGACATGCAGCTGTGGGACTCGACGTGGGGCAGCGAAGAGACGGTCAAACGGTGGTACGAGGTGTATCGAGAGACCGTCGCCCCCGACACGCACCTGTACGTGGTCGACCTGAGTTCGTACGGCGACCTCGTCACGCCGGAAGGATACGAGGACGTGTACAACATCTCGGGGTGGTCCGAGCGCGTACTCGACTTGGTCGCGTACGCCGAACACCCCGACGAGGTACTCGGGGAAATCGAGGCATACTGA
- a CDS encoding integrase, with protein sequence MTDSLDPITPEAALSYYLDTRRYDLADNTYQSHRYRLESFVQWLESPDHGDEAIVNMNDVDLRTIHAYRVFKREENWEGDEPCNSVTMQGQVSTLRTFLDHISDIDGVPDELPSRVRLPRLLDGEDVDERALDAERAHAILEHMQNWEYATTEHIAMLLLWRTSCRMGGLRALDLDDFDADDRALCFRHRPETGTALKNKARGERDVSIKPRVASVLQDYIDGPHRNRVTDDHGRDPLLTTRYGRPSTTTIRTWVYKWTRPCAIGQKCPDDRDLDECEATYRQHASKCPYSVSSHPVRAGSITAYRDAGTPRDVVSDRGDVSEKILEKHYDRASNRQRMRRREQFIPDNL encoded by the coding sequence ATGACCGACTCCCTTGATCCGATCACGCCGGAGGCGGCGTTGAGCTACTATCTCGATACGCGCCGGTACGATCTCGCCGACAACACGTACCAGAGCCACCGCTACCGACTCGAATCGTTCGTGCAGTGGCTCGAATCGCCGGACCACGGAGACGAGGCGATTGTCAACATGAACGATGTGGACCTCCGAACGATCCACGCCTACCGCGTGTTCAAGCGCGAGGAGAACTGGGAGGGAGACGAGCCCTGCAACTCGGTGACGATGCAGGGACAGGTCTCGACCCTCCGAACGTTCCTCGACCACATCTCGGATATCGACGGCGTTCCGGACGAGCTGCCCTCTCGCGTTCGACTCCCGCGCCTTCTCGACGGCGAGGACGTAGACGAAAGAGCGCTCGACGCCGAACGCGCACACGCGATTTTGGAGCATATGCAGAACTGGGAGTACGCGACGACCGAACACATCGCGATGCTCCTGCTCTGGCGGACCTCCTGTCGGATGGGCGGGCTTCGCGCGCTCGACCTCGATGATTTCGACGCTGACGACCGCGCGCTCTGTTTCCGTCACCGTCCCGAGACGGGGACAGCGTTGAAGAACAAGGCGCGAGGCGAGCGGGACGTGTCGATCAAACCTCGCGTGGCGTCTGTCCTCCAGGACTACATCGACGGTCCGCATCGAAATCGGGTCACCGACGATCACGGCCGAGATCCACTGCTCACGACAAGATACGGTCGTCCGAGTACGACGACGATTCGGACATGGGTCTACAAGTGGACGCGGCCGTGCGCAATCGGGCAGAAGTGTCCCGACGACCGCGACCTCGACGAGTGCGAGGCGACATATCGCCAGCACGCGAGCAAGTGTCCGTATTCCGTTTCCTCACACCCGGTCCGGGCAGGCTCGATCACTGCGTATCGAGACGCCGGGACGCCGCGCGACGTAGTGAGCGACCGCGGCGACGTGAGCGAGAAGATTCTTGAGAAGCACTACGACCGAGCCTCGAACCGTCAGCGAATGCGACGGCGCGAGCAATTCATCCCAGATAACCTGTAA
- a CDS encoding type IV pilin — protein sequence MNIKKLFNDERAVSPVIGVILMVAITVILAAVIGTFVLGLGDQVGNSAPQASFDFSYSENGEGETVVTIVHAGGADISGEEISVQGAPEAYNSDSTLTSGSVISDGVVDGDTDTIRVVWENPAGGSSTIIAESQVP from the coding sequence ATGAACATCAAAAAATTGTTTAACGACGAACGGGCTGTTTCGCCGGTTATCGGTGTAATTTTGATGGTTGCCATTACCGTAATTTTGGCGGCTGTCATCGGCACGTTCGTTCTCGGATTGGGGGATCAGGTAGGAAACAGCGCGCCGCAGGCGAGCTTCGACTTCAGTTACAGTGAAAACGGGGAGGGCGAAACTGTTGTCACCATTGTTCACGCTGGCGGTGCAGACATCAGCGGTGAGGAAATCTCTGTTCAGGGTGCTCCAGAGGCTTACAACAGTGACTCCACCCTCACGTCCGGTAGCGTCATTTCTGACGGAGTAGTTGATGGAGACACGGATACCATCCGCGTCGTGTGGGAGAACCCAGCAGGCGGTTCCTCCACCATCATCGCAGAGTCGCAGGTCCCGTAG
- a CDS encoding transcriptional regulator, with amino-acid sequence MRKPGNWMQLPTDERILEALGDSKMILSPAVIAKNIDRSREEVTRRLAILVDYGLVERIERGYYVISELGHQYLDGNLDASDLDVRD; translated from the coding sequence ATGCGGAAACCGGGGAATTGGATGCAACTACCGACCGATGAACGGATTTTAGAGGCTCTCGGGGACTCTAAAATGATATTATCTCCTGCAGTTATCGCGAAGAATATCGATAGAAGTCGAGAGGAAGTTACCCGTCGATTAGCTATTCTCGTAGATTATGGACTAGTAGAGCGTATCGAACGGGGATATTATGTCATTTCTGAATTGGGACATCAATATTTAGATGGCAACCTGGATGCAAGTGATTTGGACGTTAGAGACTAA
- a CDS encoding DUF7386 family protein codes for MTKRTSLKLTDDRQLLLEQASEIVASDPSDDPPMSVVIDAALTHLVQSHENLEEVRGKYPPQTVKDCCNTDVVGLRYRTSIESRWR; via the coding sequence ATGACTAAGAGAACCAGCCTGAAGTTGACTGACGACCGCCAGCTGTTGTTAGAGCAAGCCAGTGAGATCGTGGCGAGTGACCCGAGTGACGACCCACCGATGTCGGTGGTGATCGACGCGGCGCTGACGCACTTGGTGCAGAGTCACGAGAATTTGGAAGAGGTTCGAGGCAAGTATCCGCCGCAGACGGTGAAGGACTGCTGTAATACTGACGTGGTTGGGTTGAGGTATCGGACGAGTATTGAGAGTCGCTGGCGGTAG